In the Chroococcidiopsis sp. SAG 2025 genome, one interval contains:
- a CDS encoding TIGR00300 family protein: MSSSIRFLMCAPDHYDVDYVINPWMEGNIHKSSRDRAVEQWQKLFHVLKEQAVVDLVQPQPGVPDMVFTANAGLVLGDTVVLSRFFHKERQGEEPFFKQWFESKGYTVHELPKDLPFEGAGDALLDREGRWLWAGYGFRSELDSHPYLAKWLDIEVLSLRLMDERFYHLDTCFCPLSGGYLLYYPPAFDSYSNRLIEMRVPAEKRIAIKEADAVNFACNAVNIDSVVVMNKASEDLKARLTKLGFQVIETPLTEFLKAGGAAKCLTLRVTEPVREEVHASTPVESRAVRMEGHLLDSGLINRALDAIVENGGSFQVLNFSLGEQRQSTSSAEVKVTAPSRDVMEEIISQLIDLGAVPRPQEVCDVNMEPVHQAGVAPDDFYVTTIYPTEVRVNCEWVKVQNQRMDGAIAVTFNSDGSPVARCKLLRDLEVGEHVIVGIEGIRTIRKTESREQRNKQEFSFMSAGVSSERRVELVVEQVAWELRQVRDQGGKVVVTAGPVVIHTGGGEHLSQLIRQGYVQALLGGNAIAVHDIEQNMMGTSLGVDMKRGVAVQGGHRHHLKVINTIRRYGSIAKAVEQGVLQSGVMYECVRHNVPFCLAGSIRDDGPLPDTEMDLIKAQTEYARLLQGADMILMLSSMLHSIGVGNMTAAGVKMVCVDINPAVVTKLSDRGSVESVGVVTDVGLFLSLLVQQLDKLTSPYHLVQV; encoded by the coding sequence ATGAGTTCTTCGATCCGCTTCTTAATGTGCGCCCCCGACCACTATGATGTGGACTACGTGATTAACCCCTGGATGGAGGGTAACATTCACAAGTCCTCCCGCGATCGCGCCGTCGAACAGTGGCAAAAGTTGTTCCACGTCTTGAAGGAACAAGCCGTTGTCGATTTGGTGCAACCGCAACCAGGCGTACCAGATATGGTATTTACTGCGAATGCAGGCTTGGTTTTGGGGGATACAGTTGTCCTCAGCCGTTTCTTCCACAAGGAGCGTCAGGGAGAAGAACCATTCTTCAAGCAGTGGTTTGAGTCCAAAGGTTACACGGTACACGAACTGCCTAAAGACTTACCATTTGAAGGTGCTGGAGATGCACTGCTAGATCGGGAAGGACGCTGGTTATGGGCTGGGTATGGCTTCCGTTCCGAACTCGATTCTCACCCTTATCTCGCCAAATGGCTTGATATTGAAGTGTTATCCTTGCGCTTGATGGACGAGCGCTTCTATCACCTCGATACCTGTTTTTGTCCCCTCAGCGGCGGTTATCTACTCTACTATCCTCCAGCTTTTGATTCCTATTCCAACCGTCTGATTGAAATGCGGGTTCCGGCGGAAAAGCGGATCGCGATTAAAGAAGCCGATGCGGTGAACTTCGCCTGTAACGCCGTCAACATCGACTCGGTAGTGGTGATGAATAAGGCGAGTGAAGATTTAAAAGCTCGCTTGACTAAATTGGGATTTCAGGTAATTGAAACCCCGCTGACAGAATTTCTGAAAGCTGGGGGAGCCGCCAAATGTTTGACGTTGCGGGTGACAGAACCAGTACGGGAAGAAGTCCACGCCAGCACGCCTGTGGAAAGCCGTGCTGTCCGTATGGAAGGACATTTACTCGATTCTGGCTTGATCAACCGCGCTTTAGATGCGATCGTGGAAAATGGTGGTAGCTTCCAAGTGCTGAATTTTAGCTTGGGAGAACAGCGACAAAGCACTTCTTCTGCCGAGGTGAAGGTGACAGCTCCTTCGCGCGACGTGATGGAAGAGATAATATCTCAGCTGATCGATTTGGGTGCTGTGCCGCGTCCGCAAGAAGTTTGCGACGTGAATATGGAACCCGTACATCAAGCGGGTGTAGCTCCCGATGATTTTTACGTCACGACGATTTATCCCACGGAAGTGCGGGTAAATTGCGAGTGGGTGAAGGTACAAAATCAGCGGATGGATGGCGCGATCGCAGTTACATTTAACTCTGATGGTAGTCCCGTGGCTCGGTGCAAGTTATTGCGGGATTTGGAAGTTGGCGAACACGTCATCGTCGGGATTGAAGGTATCCGTACCATTCGCAAGACGGAATCGCGGGAACAGCGCAACAAGCAGGAATTTAGCTTTATGTCTGCTGGAGTTTCCAGCGAACGCCGCGTCGAATTAGTGGTGGAACAAGTAGCTTGGGAACTGCGACAAGTGCGCGACCAAGGTGGTAAGGTCGTTGTCACGGCTGGACCCGTGGTAATTCATACTGGTGGCGGGGAACACCTATCGCAGTTAATCCGCCAAGGCTACGTGCAAGCTTTGTTGGGTGGAAATGCGATCGCCGTCCACGATATCGAGCAAAATATGATGGGGACTTCCCTTGGTGTTGATATGAAGCGGGGAGTCGCCGTACAGGGAGGACACCGCCACCACTTGAAGGTTATCAACACGATCCGGCGTTATGGCAGTATTGCCAAGGCTGTCGAGCAAGGCGTATTACAAAGCGGAGTCATGTACGAATGCGTCCGTCACAACGTCCCCTTCTGCTTAGCAGGTTCGATTCGGGATGATGGTCCTTTACCCGACACCGAGATGGATCTAATTAAGGCTCAAACCGAATATGCTCGGTTATTGCAGGGAGCAGATATGATTTTAATGCTCTCCTCAATGCTGCATTCGATAGGCGTAGGTAATATGACGGCTGCTGGGGTGAAAATGGTCTGCGTCGATATTAACCCCGCCGTAGTCACAAAACTGAGCGATCGCGGTTCGGTTGAATCTGTCGGTGTGGTGACAGACGTAGGATTATTCCTGAGTTTGTTAGTACAGCAGTTGGATAAGTTGACTAGTCCCTATCATTTGGTGCAAGTCTAA
- a CDS encoding IS701 family transposase, protein MKDQVPAAMPQCFENWCRRFDDVFSRQKQRQEFRVYLGGLLGESQRKNLSQLVTNTVDGSYNSLRHFLNNAPWDEVKLNNRRLEVMHQCRQTTPSQGFTLIVDDSGHRKSGAATDGVGRQYIGEIGKTDNGIVLLTTYLYDGVRRLPLDVALYQHASLFEQGKADPNFQKKPDLALDLVDQCLKRGYRPGVTVIDAGYGNNTPFLKQLESRNLTYVAAIAKNRQVTAQTSGDESARKQGLEAIAQTLAVEQFTPVQLNLEQPRTVWVALLPVHVPKLEGTRWLAIQLNASSFEQATEVDYFLTNASDNQVSAAWVAQTYSARNWVEVFYREAKGWLGLSEYQVRDALSMKRHWVLVFIAYTFILWHQLTGGFRRRWATKPLQTFAEALEAFRTAVEFRLVRWLNEHVDVFASHRAKFGYIWA, encoded by the coding sequence GTGAAAGATCAAGTACCAGCAGCGATGCCGCAGTGCTTTGAGAACTGGTGTCGTCGGTTTGATGATGTATTTTCGCGTCAGAAGCAGCGGCAGGAATTTCGTGTTTATCTAGGGGGACTGCTGGGTGAGAGTCAGCGCAAAAACCTGAGCCAACTGGTCACAAATACAGTAGATGGCTCCTACAACAGCCTCAGACATTTTCTCAACAATGCCCCTTGGGATGAAGTCAAGCTAAATAATCGGCGGTTGGAGGTGATGCACCAGTGTCGCCAGACGACCCCGAGTCAAGGTTTCACATTGATTGTAGATGATTCGGGACATCGCAAAAGTGGTGCGGCTACTGATGGGGTAGGACGGCAGTACATTGGGGAGATTGGCAAGACTGACAATGGTATTGTGCTGCTGACTACCTACTTGTATGATGGAGTGCGACGTCTGCCGTTAGATGTTGCACTCTATCAACACGCAAGTTTATTCGAGCAAGGCAAGGCAGACCCCAACTTCCAGAAAAAACCTGACCTGGCTCTAGACTTGGTTGACCAATGCTTGAAGCGCGGTTATCGACCGGGTGTGACTGTAATTGATGCAGGCTACGGTAATAACACGCCTTTTCTCAAGCAGTTGGAGTCGAGAAACCTAACTTACGTGGCAGCAATCGCCAAAAACCGCCAAGTTACTGCTCAAACATCAGGTGATGAGTCTGCTCGTAAGCAGGGATTAGAAGCTATTGCTCAAACCTTGGCAGTGGAGCAGTTCACACCTGTGCAACTCAATCTGGAGCAGCCCCGGACAGTTTGGGTGGCGCTGTTACCAGTTCACGTTCCGAAGCTCGAAGGCACTCGCTGGCTGGCGATTCAACTCAATGCCTCTAGTTTCGAGCAAGCGACGGAGGTGGATTACTTTCTCACCAATGCCTCTGACAACCAAGTCAGTGCGGCTTGGGTAGCTCAAACATATTCTGCTCGCAACTGGGTGGAGGTCTTCTATCGAGAAGCCAAGGGCTGGTTGGGTTTGAGTGAGTATCAAGTTCGGGATGCTCTGAGTATGAAGCGTCATTGGGTTTTAGTGTTCATCGCTTACACCTTCATCCTTTGGCATCAGTTGACCGGCGGATTCCGCAGACGTTGGGCAACCAAACCCTTACAAACCTTTGCCGAAGCATTGGAGGCATTCCGCACCGCAGTCGAGTTTCGTTTGGTCCGCTGGCTTAATGAGCATGTTGATGTATTTGCCTCTCACAGAGCTAAGTTCGGCTATATTTGGGCTTAG
- a CDS encoding response regulator translates to MSTGTAEKLRTIFLVEDNKADVRLVEEALKRSTIPNQVLSVRNGMDAIAFLRQEGEYTDAPHPDLILLDLNLPKKDGREVLAEIKADPQLRRIPVVILTTSKNEEDICHSYDLHVNCYITKSRNLNQLFQIVKGIEEFWLSTVTLPIS, encoded by the coding sequence ATGAGTACAGGCACGGCAGAAAAACTCAGAACCATTTTCCTAGTGGAAGATAATAAAGCTGATGTCCGCTTGGTGGAAGAAGCACTCAAACGCAGTACCATCCCCAACCAAGTTTTATCTGTACGAAACGGGATGGATGCGATCGCTTTTTTGCGTCAAGAAGGGGAATATACCGACGCACCCCACCCAGATTTAATTCTGCTCGATCTCAACTTGCCTAAAAAAGACGGTCGGGAAGTCTTGGCAGAAATTAAAGCCGATCCCCAATTGCGACGCATCCCTGTCGTGATCTTAACTACCTCCAAAAATGAGGAAGATATTTGTCATAGCTACGATTTACACGTCAACTGCTACATTACCAAGTCCCGCAACCTCAACCAATTATTTCAAATCGTGAAAGGAATTGAAGAGTTTTGGCTTTCTACTGTAACTTTGCCTATAAGCTAA
- a CDS encoding hybrid sensor histidine kinase/response regulator, giving the protein MTPVKVLLIEDNLAEARLMRELLKESPVKQFELVHVQRLQEALDRLQENCFDVVLLDLTLPDSAGLGSLIPLLKAVPSLPIVVLTNTNDDDLALEAVRQGAQDYLVKRQVNSGVLIRSLCYAIERKQVAEALKTVNQALEVSVQERTAELVKAKEMNQFKSEFASILSHDFRSPLTTILLATGLLQNNDQKLSQEKKFAHFQLIRSAISDMAKLLDEFLLLSQAEAGKLKCKLIPMELEQFCSKLVEEAKLSTNAKDSILTFHCHHCDRLHGSVWDESLLKHILSNLLNNAIKYSPPGGQVKFEVTAEEKTVTFRFQDRGIGIPPADQAQLFQPFFRAHNVDKIPGTGLGLTIVKKCVEAHSGKISLESTVGVGTTFIVTLPLVKGIGDLCPVFMQSIEQL; this is encoded by the coding sequence ATGACTCCGGTAAAAGTTCTGTTGATTGAAGACAACTTGGCAGAAGCCAGACTCATGCGAGAGCTGCTGAAGGAGTCTCCGGTCAAGCAGTTTGAACTAGTACACGTCCAGCGATTGCAGGAAGCGCTCGACCGATTGCAAGAAAATTGCTTTGATGTTGTGTTGTTAGACTTAACTCTACCGGACAGCGCCGGGTTAGGATCGCTCATACCATTACTCAAAGCCGTTCCCAGTCTTCCCATCGTCGTGCTGACAAATACGAATGATGACGATCTGGCTCTAGAAGCAGTCCGCCAGGGAGCGCAGGATTATCTTGTTAAGCGACAGGTAAATTCAGGCGTGCTGATACGTTCTTTATGCTATGCGATCGAACGCAAGCAGGTCGCGGAAGCTTTAAAAACAGTCAATCAAGCTTTAGAAGTTAGCGTGCAGGAACGCACTGCCGAACTCGTTAAAGCCAAAGAAATGAATCAGTTTAAATCTGAGTTTGCTTCCATCCTCTCGCACGATTTTCGCAGTCCTTTAACAACAATTTTGCTGGCAACTGGATTGTTACAAAATAACGACCAAAAATTGAGCCAGGAAAAAAAATTCGCTCACTTTCAATTGATTCGCTCTGCGATTAGCGATATGGCTAAGCTATTAGATGAATTTCTACTTTTGAGTCAAGCTGAAGCAGGCAAACTCAAATGCAAGCTCATTCCAATGGAATTGGAGCAGTTTTGCAGCAAACTCGTAGAGGAAGCAAAGTTAAGTACTAATGCGAAAGACTCGATCTTAACTTTTCATTGCCACCATTGCGATCGCTTGCATGGTTCGGTCTGGGATGAGAGTTTGTTAAAACACATTTTAAGTAATTTACTCAACAACGCAATTAAATATTCTCCTCCTGGAGGTCAGGTAAAGTTTGAAGTCACGGCTGAAGAAAAAACCGTGACTTTTCGATTTCAAGATCGAGGAATCGGTATTCCCCCAGCAGACCAAGCACAGCTATTTCAGCCTTTTTTTCGCGCTCATAATGTCGATAAGATTCCTGGGACTGGTTTAGGATTGACAATTGTAAAAAAATGTGTGGAGGCCCATAGCGGCAAGATTTCCTTAGAAAGCACGGTAGGAGTAGGTACGACTTTTATCGTCACCCTACCGCTAGTCAAAGGCATCGGCGATCTTTGCCCCGTATTTATGCAATCGATCGAGCAATTGTAA
- a CDS encoding aspartate kinase, translating to MALIVQKYGGTSVGSVERIQAVADRVLQTVKAGNSLVVVVSAMGKSTDALVKLAHEVSANPSRREMDMLLSTGEQVTIALLSMALQELGQPAISLTGAQVGIVTEAEHTRARILHIQTSRIEKQLQIGKVVVVAGFQGITSTEELEITTLGRGGSDTSAVALAAALRADCCEIYTDVPGILTTDPRLVPEAQLMTEITCNEMLELASLGAKVLHPRAVEIARNYGVPLVVRSSWTSDPGTWVVSPKPQPRPLVNLEIARPVDGVELDADQARIALLRVPDRPGIAARLFSEIARQGLDVDLIVQSIHEGNSNDIAFTVTTSLLKQTEAVAAAIAPVLRSHPDPKSEEAEVMVQPHIAKVSIDGAGMIGRPGVAAQMFSTLAEAGINIQMISTSEVKVSCVIDATDGDRAVAALREAFEIAEERVVVDREEVKSQKLEVKNHSDFQIPNSEFRIPNSPVRGVALDINQARLAILQVPDRPGLAARLFGLLARENISVDTIIQSQRCRIVDGVPKRDIVCTVAQMDAAAAKQALEQAAPDYGWGQVVVDTAIAKVSVVGAGMVSQPGVAAKMFAALAQQQINIQMIATSEIKISCVVAQEQGVAALQAIHAAFGLSGSGTIQVSA from the coding sequence ATGGCTCTGATTGTCCAGAAATACGGTGGTACTTCGGTCGGTTCGGTGGAACGCATTCAAGCTGTGGCAGATCGCGTTCTCCAAACAGTGAAAGCAGGCAACTCTTTGGTGGTTGTCGTTTCTGCGATGGGTAAGTCTACCGATGCACTGGTCAAACTAGCGCACGAGGTTTCCGCTAATCCCAGTCGCCGGGAAATGGATATGTTGCTCTCAACAGGAGAACAGGTGACGATCGCCCTGTTGAGCATGGCATTACAAGAATTAGGACAACCAGCAATTTCGCTCACGGGCGCTCAGGTAGGCATTGTAACTGAAGCAGAACACACGCGGGCGCGGATCTTACACATTCAAACATCTCGGATTGAAAAGCAACTGCAAATTGGTAAAGTCGTTGTTGTTGCCGGATTTCAAGGGATTACCAGCACGGAAGAATTAGAAATTACTACCTTGGGACGCGGTGGCTCCGATACTTCAGCCGTAGCACTAGCAGCAGCACTCCGTGCCGATTGTTGCGAAATATATACAGATGTTCCCGGCATTCTGACTACAGATCCCCGTCTCGTACCAGAAGCGCAGTTGATGACAGAAATTACTTGCAACGAGATGCTAGAACTTGCCAGTTTGGGGGCAAAGGTTTTGCATCCGAGAGCGGTAGAAATTGCTCGTAATTACGGCGTACCGCTAGTCGTGCGTTCCAGTTGGACGAGCGACCCTGGCACTTGGGTGGTTTCGCCCAAACCTCAACCCCGTCCGCTGGTAAATTTAGAAATTGCCCGTCCAGTTGATGGGGTAGAACTGGACGCAGATCAAGCCAGAATCGCTTTGCTGCGCGTTCCCGATCGCCCAGGAATAGCGGCACGGCTATTTAGCGAGATTGCCCGTCAAGGCTTAGACGTAGATTTGATCGTGCAGTCGATCCACGAAGGTAACAGCAATGACATTGCTTTTACCGTCACGACCTCACTACTCAAGCAGACGGAAGCAGTCGCCGCCGCGATCGCACCCGTGTTACGCTCCCATCCCGACCCGAAATCGGAGGAAGCAGAAGTGATGGTGCAGCCGCACATTGCCAAAGTCAGCATCGATGGGGCAGGCATGATCGGTCGTCCTGGGGTAGCGGCGCAAATGTTTTCGACCCTAGCAGAGGCGGGAATTAACATTCAAATGATTTCTACCTCAGAAGTCAAAGTCAGTTGCGTTATTGATGCAACCGACGGCGATCGCGCTGTCGCAGCCCTGCGAGAGGCTTTTGAGATCGCAGAAGAGAGAGTGGTAGTAGACAGGGAGGAAGTCAAAAGTCAAAAGTTAGAAGTTAAAAATCACTCCGACTTCCAAATTCCGAATTCCGAATTCCGAATTCCGAATTCTCCCGTTCGCGGTGTGGCTCTAGACATCAACCAAGCCCGTTTAGCAATTCTCCAAGTACCGGATCGCCCTGGATTAGCGGCGAGATTATTCGGATTGTTGGCGCGGGAGAATATTAGTGTGGATACGATTATTCAATCTCAACGCTGTCGGATTGTAGATGGCGTGCCAAAGCGAGATATTGTTTGCACGGTAGCGCAGATGGACGCGGCAGCTGCGAAACAAGCCTTAGAACAAGCAGCACCAGACTATGGTTGGGGACAAGTCGTGGTAGATACGGCGATCGCTAAAGTCAGCGTCGTTGGTGCGGGGATGGTGAGTCAACCAGGAGTAGCGGCAAAGATGTTTGCTGCCTTGGCACAACAACAAATCAATATTCAAATGATCGCGACTTCCGAAATTAAAATTAGTTGTGTCGTCGCTCAAGAACAAGGAGTTGCCGCACTCCAGGCAATTCATGCTGCTTTTGGGTTGAGTGGTAGCGGTACAATTCAAGTCTCGGCATGA
- a CDS encoding TVP38/TMEM64 family protein: protein MGLNLPELLRQTLQGIENLGAIGAIAFILLYVIATVALIPGTILTLGAGVVYGAIFGSIYVFIGATLGATAAFLVGRYLARGWVAKKIAGNQKFQVIDEAVGKEGFKIVLLTRLSPIFPFSLLNYALSITQVSLKDYFLGSVGMLPGTIMYVYLGSLASSLATLNSSDRPTNSTVVWIIRIIGFIATVTVTLYVTRIARKALAKL from the coding sequence ATGGGGTTGAATTTACCAGAACTGTTACGGCAAACTTTGCAAGGAATAGAAAATCTTGGTGCTATAGGCGCGATCGCGTTTATCTTGCTGTACGTCATTGCCACAGTTGCTTTGATTCCAGGCACAATTCTTACCTTGGGCGCAGGAGTTGTTTACGGAGCAATTTTCGGTTCAATTTACGTATTTATCGGTGCGACTTTGGGAGCCACCGCAGCTTTTTTGGTTGGGCGTTATTTAGCACGGGGCTGGGTAGCCAAAAAAATTGCTGGAAATCAAAAATTTCAAGTCATTGACGAGGCAGTCGGAAAAGAGGGATTCAAAATTGTTTTGTTAACCAGACTTTCACCTATATTTCCCTTTAGCCTGTTAAACTACGCTTTGAGCATCACTCAAGTTTCACTCAAAGATTATTTCCTTGGCTCGGTGGGAATGTTGCCTGGGACAATCATGTATGTTTATCTTGGTTCTCTAGCAAGTAGCCTTGCCACACTTAACAGTAGCGATCGCCCCACCAATTCAACTGTCGTATGGATAATTCGGATAATTGGTTTTATTGCTACGGTAACGGTAACTCTGTACGTGACTCGGATCGCTCGTAAAGCGTTGGCGAAATTGTAG
- a CDS encoding glycosyltransferase family 87 protein: MNHFAELQFSIKSCLVLLSIPLAIITVLSIVFRQQPTENNLDRNGFLQNNAMKRLRLYLRNKWLSLGAISLVLAIALNPLVKEILDLYNQVTTSTAYFDDLRWSYTASQMVRDRLNPYHADAFIKTFIKDFAAISPEGIKLDAAPFVYPPNTIPLILPLSYLSFPVAEKIFLIVNLVAVSFLLYGSIVLVKSHSKAIQATCFISCALLFGVTYSLTLGNLAAIVATLVVWTVILAQKNKNIWAGVLLGISTIKPTTSIFFLPYFLWKRRFSLVACSAVVSLVLSGIGLLITKNSILRFLKLFKSGKDIWSNNYWNSIHTSYTRIDLEVVLARIFPRSSLAVKLSFGICLAIIIGAILVYFYKRRKKSNSNEIALSEVSLIACLSTLAVYSQQQSTTILVLAIAFLLNYLVAKIKSQSLTRSEFCFWCLGCVCAIVHTHLFYNYFLYYFATETPKMPYLLQITLASIPNYAILGLTISILFLTISSLRGEKAKLTANSITKN, from the coding sequence ATGAATCATTTCGCCGAGCTTCAATTTAGTATTAAAAGCTGTTTAGTATTACTCTCAATACCTTTAGCCATAATTACTGTTCTATCAATTGTCTTCAGACAGCAGCCAACAGAAAACAACTTAGATCGAAATGGCTTCCTCCAAAATAATGCTATGAAAAGATTGCGGCTATATCTCAGGAATAAATGGCTCAGTCTTGGTGCAATTTCTTTAGTATTAGCGATCGCATTAAATCCTCTAGTTAAGGAGATTTTGGATTTATACAATCAAGTGACAACATCTACTGCATATTTTGACGATCTGCGCTGGTCTTATACAGCTAGTCAGATGGTTCGCGATCGCCTCAATCCATATCACGCTGATGCATTCATTAAGACTTTTATTAAAGATTTTGCTGCTATCAGTCCAGAAGGAATCAAACTTGATGCAGCACCATTTGTTTATCCACCTAATACTATTCCTCTAATTCTGCCACTGAGTTATCTTTCTTTCCCTGTTGCAGAAAAAATATTTTTGATTGTTAACCTAGTGGCTGTGAGTTTTCTACTATATGGAAGTATTGTTTTAGTTAAATCTCACTCGAAAGCAATTCAAGCAACCTGTTTTATTAGCTGCGCGTTACTTTTTGGTGTAACTTATAGTCTCACTTTGGGAAATCTTGCCGCTATTGTAGCAACACTCGTAGTTTGGACGGTTATTCTGGCACAGAAGAACAAAAATATCTGGGCAGGAGTTTTGTTGGGAATTAGTACAATTAAGCCAACGACATCTATTTTCTTTTTACCTTATTTCTTGTGGAAAAGACGATTTTCTTTAGTGGCTTGTAGTGCGGTCGTTTCTCTCGTGCTAAGTGGAATTGGTTTATTAATTACTAAGAATTCTATATTGAGATTTTTGAAATTATTTAAATCGGGAAAAGATATTTGGTCGAATAACTACTGGAATTCCATTCATACTTCATATACTAGAATCGATCTAGAGGTGGTTTTGGCGCGAATATTCCCTCGTAGTTCTTTGGCAGTCAAATTAAGTTTTGGTATTTGCTTAGCTATTATTATTGGAGCGATTTTGGTTTATTTTTACAAACGACGAAAAAAATCAAATTCAAACGAAATTGCTTTATCTGAAGTCAGCCTCATTGCCTGTCTCAGCACGCTTGCAGTCTATTCGCAGCAACAAAGTACGACTATTTTGGTTTTAGCGATCGCTTTTCTACTCAACTACCTTGTAGCCAAAATCAAATCTCAAAGTTTGACTCGTTCGGAATTTTGCTTTTGGTGTTTGGGATGTGTTTGCGCGATCGTTCATACCCATTTGTTTTACAACTACTTTCTGTATTATTTCGCTACCGAAACACCAAAAATGCCATATTTGCTACAAATTACTCTTGCCTCAATTCCTAATTACGCAATTTTAGGATTGACGATTAGTATATTATTTTTGACTATCTCCAGTTTGCGCGGTGAAAAAGCAAAGCTAACAGCAAATAGCATAACTAAAAATTAA
- a CDS encoding exopolysaccharide biosynthesis protein → MPSTTNSSPGLYTSRLLRQFLERHAEQEYVSLGELVAELGDRAYGPLLVICALPEALPLPVAGVSAIIAIPLMLVSAQLSLGFSRPYLPKWLVKRQWKQKNLAKVVEKGLNYLAKAEKIVRPRWGFITSRLAQRLLGLFILLMAIIIALPIPLGNMLPAIAIVVISLGMSEGDGLLVIVGVLAASIILAVMVSAIGFVANSVRSSFQQLRQQLNF, encoded by the coding sequence ATGCCTTCTACTACCAACTCATCCCCAGGCTTGTACACTTCCAGATTGCTGCGGCAGTTTCTAGAACGGCACGCCGAACAAGAGTATGTCAGTTTGGGGGAGTTGGTGGCAGAATTGGGCGATCGCGCTTATGGTCCTTTACTGGTCATCTGTGCTTTACCAGAAGCATTACCCCTACCTGTGGCGGGTGTATCGGCGATTATCGCTATCCCCTTAATGCTGGTTTCGGCGCAATTAAGTTTGGGTTTTTCTCGTCCCTATCTACCAAAATGGCTGGTTAAACGGCAATGGAAGCAAAAAAATTTAGCTAAGGTAGTAGAGAAAGGACTGAATTACCTCGCAAAAGCTGAAAAAATCGTCCGTCCCCGTTGGGGTTTTATTACTTCGCGATTGGCACAAAGGTTATTAGGATTATTTATTTTATTGATGGCGATAATTATTGCCTTGCCTATCCCGTTAGGAAATATGCTACCCGCGATCGCGATCGTTGTCATTAGTCTAGGTATGAGTGAAGGTGATGGCTTACTCGTCATTGTGGGAGTCCTGGCAGCTAGCATTATTCTGGCAGTTATGGTCAGCGCGATCGGTTTTGTTGCTAATAGTGTGAGAAGTTCTTTTCAACAACTCCGACAACAACTTAATTTTTAG